One genomic window of Roseateles sp. DAIF2 includes the following:
- a CDS encoding primosomal protein N', with translation MSQRLRVAVDAPQHSGISGPLDYLSERPLAPGTLVRAPLGRRELTGIVWPGATEAEQQLDEAQLRPVAAALDALPPLSARWCELVEFAASYYQRGIGEVALSVLPPQLRELSPEQLQARLVKLDKKLAKAAAQASPDPAVPPARPTLSPAQAEVLARLDALLLNDASGAAEPPQAPPPVLLYGVTGSGKTEVYLRAAEHALAAGRQVLVLVPEINLTPQLEARFAERFAGTAMVSLHSGLTPAQRLANWLSAHLGHARLVLGTRLAVFASLPRLGLIAVDEEHDPSYKQQDGARYSARDLAVYRARLEKVPVILGSATPSLESWQHANSGRYQRLALPQRIGGGALPRVRLFDMNALPRQKGVTTALSPPLLAALRQRLEAGEQSLVFLNRRGYAPVLHCTECGWKSECPHCSAYRVFHKADRSLRCHHCGFAQRVPHECPDCGNQDIAPLGRGTEKLEEQLAAALPEARVARIDADTTKLKGTLESQLAAVHEGEVDILVGTQMVTKGHDFRRITLVAAVNPDGALFSSDFRAPERLFALLMQAAGRAGRDAEQAARSEMWVQTWHPQHALYRALLTHDFEAFAASQLAERESAGLPPYSHLALLRAEGRTAEAAQSFLTAAMRWAQAQPEAAQLLVYPPVPMSIARVANVERMQMLIEAPTRGALQRLLWLWMPELHALKREHKGLTRWAVDVDPLAI, from the coding sequence GTGAGCCAGCGCCTGCGCGTGGCCGTCGACGCGCCGCAGCACAGCGGCATTTCGGGTCCGCTGGACTACCTCAGTGAGCGCCCGCTCGCGCCCGGCACGCTGGTGCGCGCGCCCCTGGGTCGGCGCGAGCTGACCGGCATCGTCTGGCCCGGCGCCACCGAGGCCGAACAGCAGCTGGACGAGGCCCAGCTGCGCCCGGTCGCCGCCGCGCTCGATGCGCTGCCGCCCTTGTCGGCGCGCTGGTGCGAGCTGGTCGAGTTCGCGGCCAGCTATTACCAGCGCGGCATCGGCGAGGTGGCGCTGTCGGTGCTGCCGCCGCAGCTGCGCGAGCTCTCGCCGGAGCAGCTGCAGGCCCGCCTGGTCAAGCTGGACAAGAAACTGGCCAAGGCCGCGGCCCAGGCAAGCCCTGACCCCGCCGTGCCGCCCGCCCGCCCGACGCTCAGCCCGGCCCAGGCCGAGGTGCTGGCGCGGCTGGACGCGCTGCTGCTGAATGACGCGAGCGGGGCGGCCGAGCCACCGCAGGCGCCGCCCCCGGTGCTGCTCTACGGCGTCACCGGCAGCGGCAAGACCGAGGTCTATCTGCGCGCCGCCGAGCATGCGCTGGCGGCCGGCCGCCAGGTGCTGGTGCTGGTGCCGGAGATCAACCTGACGCCGCAGCTGGAGGCGCGCTTCGCCGAGCGCTTCGCGGGCACCGCGATGGTCTCGCTGCACAGCGGCCTGACGCCGGCGCAGCGCCTGGCCAACTGGCTGTCGGCCCATCTGGGCCATGCGCGCCTGGTGCTGGGCACGCGGCTGGCGGTGTTCGCCTCGCTGCCCAGGCTGGGCCTGATCGCGGTCGACGAGGAGCATGACCCCTCCTACAAGCAGCAGGACGGCGCGCGCTATTCGGCGCGCGACCTGGCGGTCTACCGCGCGCGGCTGGAGAAGGTGCCGGTGATCCTCGGCTCCGCGACGCCCTCCTTGGAGAGTTGGCAGCATGCCAACAGCGGCCGCTACCAGCGCCTGGCGCTGCCGCAACGCATCGGCGGCGGCGCCTTGCCACGCGTGCGCCTGTTCGACATGAACGCGCTGCCGCGCCAGAAGGGCGTGACCACGGCGCTGAGCCCACCCTTGCTGGCCGCGCTGCGCCAGCGCCTGGAGGCCGGCGAGCAGAGCCTGGTGTTCCTGAACCGGCGCGGCTATGCGCCGGTGCTGCATTGCACCGAGTGCGGCTGGAAGAGCGAATGCCCGCATTGCAGCGCCTACCGCGTCTTCCACAAGGCCGACCGCAGCCTGCGCTGCCATCACTGTGGCTTTGCGCAGCGCGTGCCGCATGAATGCCCGGACTGCGGCAACCAGGACATTGCGCCGCTGGGTCGCGGCACCGAGAAACTGGAGGAGCAGCTGGCCGCGGCCCTGCCCGAAGCCCGGGTTGCGCGCATCGATGCCGACACCACCAAGCTCAAGGGCACCCTGGAAAGCCAGCTGGCCGCCGTGCATGAGGGCGAGGTCGACATCCTGGTAGGCACCCAGATGGTCACCAAGGGCCACGACTTCCGCCGCATCACCCTGGTGGCCGCGGTGAATCCGGACGGCGCGCTGTTCAGCAGCGATTTCCGCGCGCCCGAGCGCCTGTTCGCGCTGCTGATGCAGGCCGCGGGCCGTGCCGGACGCGATGCCGAGCAGGCCGCGCGCAGCGAGATGTGGGTTCAGACCTGGCACCCGCAGCATGCGCTGTACCGCGCGCTGCTGACGCATGACTTCGAGGCCTTCGCCGCCAGCCAGCTGGCCGAGCGCGAGAGCGCCGGCCTGCCGCCCTATTCACACCTGGCCCTGCTGCGCGCCGAGGGGCGCACGGCCGAGGCCGCGCAATCCTTCCTGACGGCCGCGATGCGCTGGGCCCAGGCGCAGCCGGAGGCCGCGCAGCTGCTGGTCTACCCGCCGGTGCCGATGAGCATCGCCCGCGTCGCCAATGTCGAGCGCATGCAGATGCTGATCGAGGCGCCGACGCGCGGCGCGCTGCAGCGCTTGCTGTGGCTGTGGATGCCCGAGCTGCATGCGCTGAAGCGCGAGCACAAGGGGCTGACGCGCTGGGCGGTGGACGTGGATCCGCTGGCGATTTGA
- a CDS encoding CsgG/HfaB family protein, protein MQVSVWAQRAGLALAVSALYGCAATEQSRTIEVPKPVVAAPTQQATRAPIAVGKFDNRSSFMRGLFSDGVDRLGSQSKSILIAHLQQTQRFNVLDRDNLEEAKQEAQFKASALNIKGADYLVTGAVTEFGRKEVGDQQLFGLLGRGKSQVAYAKVTLNVVNSQTSEVVFSVQGAGEYSLSTREVAGFGSTASYDATLNGKVLDLAIKEAVTGLVAGVDAGNWRPQR, encoded by the coding sequence ATGCAAGTTTCTGTCTGGGCCCAACGGGCCGGTTTGGCGCTGGCCGTTTCGGCGCTGTACGGTTGTGCCGCAACCGAGCAGTCGCGCACGATCGAGGTGCCCAAGCCCGTGGTCGCCGCACCAACCCAACAGGCGACCCGTGCGCCGATCGCCGTGGGCAAGTTCGACAACCGCTCCAGCTTCATGCGCGGCCTGTTCTCGGATGGCGTGGATCGCCTGGGTTCGCAATCCAAGTCCATCCTGATCGCGCATCTGCAGCAGACTCAGCGCTTCAATGTGCTGGACCGTGACAACCTCGAAGAGGCCAAGCAAGAGGCCCAGTTCAAGGCGAGTGCCCTGAACATCAAGGGGGCCGACTACCTGGTCACCGGCGCGGTGACCGAGTTCGGCCGCAAGGAGGTGGGCGACCAGCAACTGTTCGGCCTGTTGGGCCGCGGCAAGTCGCAGGTGGCCTATGCCAAGGTGACGCTGAATGTGGTCAACAGCCAGACCTCCGAGGTGGTGTTCTCGGTGCAGGGCGCTGGCGAATACAGCTTGTCGACCCGCGAGGTCGCCGGCTTCGGTAGTACCGCGAGCTATGACGCGACCCTGAACGGCAAGGTGCTGGACCTGGCCATCAAGGAAGCCGTCACTGGCCTGGTGGCCGGTGTCGACGCCGGTAACTGGCGTCCGCAACGTTGA
- a CDS encoding DUF799 domain-containing protein, whose product MIRPYELCRRLLAVLGLAALTACATQPAKQYDYSALKEAKPASLLILPPLNDSPDVAATYSVYSQLTHPLAESGYYVLPVSLVDETLRQNGVVNAAEAHSIDAAKLRQIFGADAALYVAVKRYGSVYKVVSSDATVEVEAKLVDLKTGQQLWDGKAIASTAEQNNNNQGGLVGLLVKAVIDQIANNLTERSHHVAGIASQRLLTAGTPNGLLPGPRAPAAAAKN is encoded by the coding sequence ATGATCCGTCCCTACGAACTGTGCCGTCGCCTGCTGGCGGTGCTCGGGCTGGCGGCGCTGACCGCCTGCGCCACGCAACCGGCCAAGCAATATGACTACAGCGCGCTCAAGGAAGCCAAGCCAGCGTCCCTGCTGATCCTGCCGCCGCTGAATGACTCGCCCGACGTTGCCGCCACCTACAGCGTCTACTCCCAGCTGACCCATCCGCTGGCCGAGTCGGGCTACTACGTGCTGCCGGTGTCGCTGGTGGACGAGACGCTGCGCCAGAATGGTGTCGTCAATGCGGCCGAGGCCCACTCGATCGACGCAGCCAAGCTGCGCCAGATCTTCGGTGCCGATGCCGCGCTCTATGTGGCGGTGAAGCGCTACGGCTCGGTCTACAAGGTCGTCTCCAGCGATGCAACCGTCGAGGTCGAGGCCAAGCTGGTGGATCTCAAGACCGGTCAGCAGCTGTGGGATGGCAAGGCGATCGCCTCGACGGCCGAGCAGAACAACAACAACCAGGGCGGCCTGGTGGGGTTGTTGGTGAAGGCAGTGATCGACCAGATCGCCAACAACTTGACCGAGCGCAGCCACCATGTTGCCGGCATTGCCAGCCAGCGCCTGTTGACCGCTGGCACGCCCAACGGCCTGTTGCCCGGCCCGCGTGCGCCCGCGGCCGCTGCGAAAAACTAG
- a CDS encoding D-hexose-6-phosphate mutarotase — translation MSKRIVPSHYHGLEALELLAPDGARAVLLLHGAHLVSWVPAGAGEQLYLSPKSAFSSGQAIRGGVPVCFPQFAMRGPLQKHGFARSKPWQLVLAEQGEDDALAVLRLSDDAASRMVWPHAFEAELSVRIAGGTLELELACEHKGQEGDAPFDFTAALHTYLGLEELSDASLRGLAGLHYWDAVAGVEKQQRTDLLLPGSPGTEDLDRIYHQVQQDLTLIEQNAGRPERRLLIRQQGFADTVVWNPGAAKCAQVADMPADGYRKMLCVEAAAVEHPIRLAPGESWAGLQSLTLLGPDDEAAGTA, via the coding sequence ATGAGCAAACGCATCGTCCCTTCGCATTACCACGGCCTCGAAGCCCTGGAACTCCTCGCCCCCGACGGCGCCCGCGCCGTGCTGCTGCTGCATGGGGCCCATCTCGTGTCCTGGGTGCCGGCCGGCGCCGGGGAGCAGCTGTATCTGTCGCCGAAGAGCGCCTTCAGCTCCGGCCAGGCGATCCGCGGCGGGGTGCCGGTGTGCTTCCCGCAGTTCGCGATGCGCGGGCCGCTGCAAAAGCATGGCTTCGCACGCAGCAAGCCCTGGCAGCTGGTCTTGGCCGAGCAGGGCGAGGACGATGCGCTGGCGGTGCTGCGCCTGAGCGACGATGCGGCCAGCCGCATGGTCTGGCCGCATGCCTTCGAGGCCGAGCTGAGTGTGCGCATCGCCGGCGGCACGCTGGAGCTGGAACTGGCCTGCGAGCACAAGGGGCAGGAGGGCGATGCGCCCTTCGACTTCACAGCCGCGCTGCACACCTATCTGGGGCTGGAGGAGCTGAGCGATGCCAGCCTGCGCGGCCTGGCCGGCCTGCATTACTGGGACGCGGTTGCCGGCGTCGAGAAGCAGCAGCGCACCGACCTGCTGCTGCCCGGCAGCCCCGGCACCGAGGACCTGGACCGCATCTACCACCAGGTCCAGCAAGACCTGACCCTGATCGAGCAGAACGCCGGCCGGCCGGAGCGCCGCCTGCTGATCCGCCAGCAGGGCTTTGCCGACACGGTGGTGTGGAACCCCGGCGCGGCCAAATGCGCGCAGGTCGCCGACATGCCGGCGGACGGCTATCGCAAGATGCTGTGCGTCGAGGCCGCGGCGGTCGAACACCCGATCCGGCTCGCGCCGGGCGAGAGCTGGGCCGGGCTGCAGAGCCTCACCCTGCTGGGGCCGGACGACGAGGCGGCGGGCACAGCCTAG
- a CDS encoding DUF4810 domain-containing protein, translating to MTLRHLGLRLGMAALAASLVACAAAPQKPLYQWSGYQPQLYEYFKDGGANAGAQIGALEAQLEKNKAAGEVSPPGLHAHLALLYSKVGNDQAARTHLEAERKLFPESAAYVDFLLKNGGAATKPASKT from the coding sequence ATGACCCTTCGTCATCTCGGATTGCGCCTGGGTATGGCGGCCCTGGCTGCCTCGTTGGTGGCCTGCGCTGCTGCACCTCAGAAACCGCTGTACCAGTGGAGTGGCTACCAGCCTCAGCTGTACGAGTACTTCAAGGATGGCGGTGCAAACGCCGGCGCACAGATCGGCGCGCTGGAAGCCCAGCTGGAGAAGAACAAGGCCGCCGGCGAGGTTTCGCCACCCGGCCTGCATGCTCATCTGGCCCTGCTGTACAGCAAGGTCGGCAATGACCAGGCCGCGCGCACGCATCTGGAAGCCGAACGCAAGCTGTTCCCGGAGTCGGCCGCCTATGTCGACTTCCTGCTCAAGAACGGTGGCGCGGCAACCAAGCCGGCCTCCAAGACCTGA
- the atpG gene encoding F0F1 ATP synthase subunit gamma → MASSKEIRGKIKSVENTKKITKAMEMVAASKMRKAQERMRSARPYSEKIGNIAANLAKANPEYKHPFLVSNDQAKSVGFVVVTTDKGLCGGLNTNLLRATTTKLKELEAAGQKAEVVAIGNKGLGFMNRVGAKVVSQVTQLGDQPHIEKLIGPVKVLLDAYAEGKLSAVYLCYTRFINTMKQEPVVQQLLPLNTEGMQTEGAGKHSWDYLYEPDAATVIDELLLRYTEALVYQAVAENMASEQSARMVAMKAATDNAGTLIGELKLVYNKTRQAAITKELSEIVSGAAAVG, encoded by the coding sequence ATGGCATCAAGCAAGGAAATTCGCGGCAAGATCAAGTCGGTCGAGAACACCAAGAAGATCACCAAGGCCATGGAAATGGTCGCCGCCTCCAAGATGCGCAAGGCGCAGGAGCGGATGCGTTCGGCCCGGCCCTACAGCGAGAAGATCGGCAACATCGCCGCCAACCTCGCCAAGGCCAACCCCGAATACAAGCACCCCTTCCTGGTCAGCAATGACCAGGCCAAGTCGGTGGGCTTCGTGGTGGTGACGACCGACAAGGGCCTGTGCGGTGGCCTGAACACCAACCTGCTGCGCGCGACGACGACCAAGCTCAAGGAGCTGGAAGCCGCCGGCCAGAAGGCCGAGGTGGTCGCCATCGGCAACAAGGGCCTGGGTTTCATGAACCGCGTTGGCGCCAAGGTGGTTTCGCAGGTGACGCAGCTGGGCGACCAGCCGCACATCGAGAAGCTGATCGGCCCGGTCAAGGTGCTGCTGGACGCGTATGCCGAAGGCAAGCTCAGCGCCGTCTACCTCTGCTACACCCGCTTCATCAACACGATGAAGCAAGAGCCGGTGGTGCAGCAGCTGCTGCCGCTGAACACCGAGGGCATGCAGACGGAAGGCGCCGGCAAGCATTCGTGGGACTACCTCTACGAGCCGGACGCCGCCACCGTCATCGACGAGCTGCTGCTGCGCTACACCGAGGCCCTGGTCTACCAGGCTGTGGCCGAAAACATGGCGTCCGAGCAGTCGGCACGCATGGTGGCCATGAAGGCCGCTACCGACAACGCAGGCACCCTGATCGGTGAGCTGAAGCTGGTCTACAACAAGACCCGCCAGGCCGCGATCACCAAGGAACTGTCTGAAATCGTCAGTGGCGCGGCCGCCGTGGGCTGA
- a CDS encoding YgcG family protein, with product MRWLLMLLLCGCQLLAAAQELRPVPVLTGRVIDSTGTLTQAQRQALDAKLAAFEREAGPQIVILMLAGTAPEDITDYTQRVGDAWKLGRREVGDGVLIVVAKDERKVRIAVAKALEGAVPDLAARQIIQQAIAPAFKKGDYAGGLNLALDQLQARIRGEQLPAPPQQRERPTGGTGFDIEELAALFFIAVPVLGAILTGIFGRKLGSLATGGAAGVVGWFFSTSVLIAGLAGVAALVLVGVLGIGAARRGVRGSSGYSGGHGGGPIIWGGGGGGWSGGGGSDSGGGFSSGGGGDFGGGGASGDW from the coding sequence ATGCGCTGGCTGCTGATGCTCCTGCTGTGCGGCTGCCAATTGCTGGCCGCCGCCCAGGAACTGCGCCCGGTGCCGGTGCTGACCGGCCGGGTGATCGATTCCACCGGTACCCTGACACAGGCGCAGCGCCAGGCGCTGGACGCCAAGCTGGCCGCCTTCGAGCGCGAGGCCGGGCCGCAGATCGTGATCCTGATGCTGGCGGGCACCGCGCCGGAGGACATCACCGACTACACGCAGCGCGTCGGCGACGCCTGGAAGCTGGGCCGGCGCGAGGTCGGCGACGGCGTGCTGATCGTCGTCGCCAAGGACGAACGCAAGGTGCGCATCGCGGTGGCCAAGGCACTGGAGGGCGCGGTGCCCGACCTGGCCGCACGCCAGATCATCCAGCAGGCGATCGCGCCCGCCTTCAAGAAGGGCGACTATGCCGGCGGGCTGAACCTGGCGCTGGACCAGCTGCAGGCGCGCATCCGCGGCGAGCAGCTGCCGGCACCACCGCAACAGCGCGAGCGCCCGACCGGCGGCACGGGCTTCGACATCGAGGAGCTGGCCGCGTTGTTCTTCATCGCGGTGCCGGTGCTGGGCGCGATCCTGACCGGCATCTTCGGCCGCAAGCTCGGCAGCCTGGCCACCGGCGGCGCGGCCGGCGTGGTCGGCTGGTTCTTCAGCACCAGTGTGCTGATCGCCGGCCTGGCCGGCGTCGCGGCCCTGGTGCTGGTCGGCGTGCTGGGCATCGGCGCGGCGCGGCGCGGCGTGCGGGGAAGCAGCGGCTACAGCGGCGGCCATGGCGGCGGGCCCATCATCTGGGGCGGCGGTGGCGGCGGCTGGAGCGGAGGGGGTGGCAGCGACAGCGGCGGCGGCTTCTCGTCCGGCGGCGGTGGCGATTTCGGCGGCGGCGGCGCCTCGGGGGATTGGTGA
- the hemE gene encoding uroporphyrinogen decarboxylase codes for MSAFPQLQNDNFLRACLRQPTDHTPIWLMRQAGRYLPEYRETRAKAGSFMGLATNTDYATEVTLQPLERYPLDAAILFSDILTVPDAMGLGLSFAQGEGPKFEKVVRDEAAVNALAVPDMAKLRYVFDAVTSIRKALNGRVPLIGFSGSPWTLACYMVEGGGSDDYRQVKSLMYARPDLMHRILAVNADAVAQYLNTQIEAGAQAVMIFDSWGGVLADGMFQRFSLDYSKRVLAQVKTEHEGRRIPRILFTKGGALWLDEIAAAGADVVGLDWTANLGQARASVGAKVALQGNLDPNVLFAPPEAVREQARAVLDSFGRPQRADGGWDGHVFNLGHGISQFTPPDSVSALVEEVHRYSRLQRAAAVA; via the coding sequence ATGAGCGCCTTTCCCCAGCTGCAAAACGACAATTTCCTGCGCGCCTGTCTGCGCCAGCCCACTGACCACACCCCGATCTGGCTGATGCGTCAGGCCGGCCGCTATCTGCCCGAGTACCGCGAGACCCGCGCCAAGGCCGGCAGCTTCATGGGATTGGCCACCAACACCGATTACGCGACCGAGGTGACCCTGCAGCCGCTGGAGCGCTACCCGCTGGACGCGGCCATCCTGTTCTCCGACATCCTGACGGTGCCGGACGCGATGGGCCTGGGACTGTCCTTCGCGCAGGGCGAGGGCCCGAAGTTCGAAAAAGTGGTGCGTGACGAGGCCGCGGTGAACGCGCTCGCGGTGCCCGACATGGCCAAGCTGCGCTATGTGTTCGACGCGGTGACGTCGATCCGCAAGGCCCTGAACGGCCGGGTGCCGCTGATCGGCTTCTCCGGCAGCCCCTGGACCCTGGCCTGCTACATGGTCGAGGGCGGCGGCTCCGACGACTACCGCCAGGTCAAGAGCCTGATGTATGCGCGCCCCGACCTGATGCACCGCATCCTGGCCGTCAATGCCGACGCGGTGGCCCAGTACCTGAACACCCAGATCGAGGCCGGCGCGCAAGCGGTGATGATCTTCGACAGCTGGGGCGGCGTGCTGGCCGACGGCATGTTCCAGCGCTTCAGCCTGGACTATTCCAAGCGCGTGCTGGCGCAAGTGAAGACCGAGCATGAGGGCCGGCGCATCCCGCGCATCCTGTTCACCAAGGGTGGCGCGCTGTGGCTGGACGAGATCGCCGCGGCCGGCGCCGATGTCGTCGGCCTGGACTGGACCGCGAACCTGGGTCAGGCGCGCGCAAGCGTCGGCGCCAAGGTCGCGCTGCAGGGCAACCTCGATCCCAATGTGCTGTTCGCGCCGCCCGAGGCGGTGCGCGAGCAGGCCCGCGCGGTGCTGGACAGCTTCGGCCGCCCGCAGCGCGCCGACGGCGGCTGGGACGGCCATGTCTTCAACCTGGGCCATGGCATCAGCCAGTTCACGCCGCCCGACAGCGTGTCCGCCCTGGTCGAGGAAGTGCATCGCTATTCGCGCCTGCAGCGTGCCGCCGCGGTGGCCTGA
- a CDS encoding LemA family protein: MSVIPTLRRSALAALLLGSSLMLSGCGYNEFQRLDEQVGANWAEVLSQYQRRADLIPNIVNTVKGEANFEQETLTKVVEARAKATSIQVTPELANNPEALKKFQAAQGELSGALSRLLVVSENYPNLKANQGFQDLRVQLEGTENRITVARNRYIKSVADYNVHTRSFPNNLTAMVFGYQVKPSFQVDNEAAIKTAPAVSFDKPASK; encoded by the coding sequence ATGTCCGTCATCCCGACCCTGCGCCGCAGCGCCCTGGCCGCCCTGCTGCTCGGCAGCAGCCTGATGCTCTCGGGCTGCGGCTACAACGAGTTCCAGCGCCTGGACGAGCAAGTCGGCGCCAACTGGGCCGAGGTGCTGAGCCAGTACCAGCGCCGTGCCGACCTGATCCCCAACATCGTCAACACGGTCAAGGGCGAGGCCAACTTTGAGCAGGAGACCCTGACCAAGGTGGTCGAGGCGCGCGCCAAGGCCACCAGCATCCAGGTCACGCCCGAGCTGGCCAACAACCCCGAGGCGTTGAAGAAGTTCCAGGCCGCGCAGGGCGAGCTGTCCGGCGCCTTGAGCCGCCTGCTGGTGGTCAGCGAGAACTATCCGAACCTGAAGGCCAACCAGGGCTTCCAGGATCTGCGCGTGCAGCTGGAAGGCACCGAGAACCGCATCACCGTGGCGCGCAACCGCTACATCAAGTCGGTGGCCGACTACAACGTGCACACCCGCAGCTTCCCGAACAACCTGACCGCGATGGTGTTCGGCTACCAGGTCAAGCCGAGCTTCCAGGTCGACAACGAGGCCGCGATCAAGACCGCGCCGGCGGTCAGCTTCGACAAGCCCGCGTCCAAGTAA
- a CDS encoding TPM domain-containing protein has protein sequence MAGGGGFWIRFFKHRLWDEADARRVLPPAALERLRQRVATSEAGHSGEIRICVEASLPLSYLWRRADARERAIAMFGKLRVWDTEQNNGVLIYLLLAEHRIEIVADRGLTQRVEAATWQQMLADMSAAFKRGEFEPGLADAVDRIGRLLGQHFPLAAGRANVNELPDSPALL, from the coding sequence ATGGCGGGCGGCGGTGGTTTCTGGATCCGGTTCTTCAAGCACCGGCTGTGGGACGAGGCCGATGCGCGCCGCGTGCTGCCACCGGCGGCGCTGGAGCGGCTGCGCCAGCGCGTGGCCACCAGCGAGGCCGGCCACAGCGGCGAGATCCGCATCTGCGTGGAGGCCAGCCTGCCGCTGTCCTATCTGTGGCGCCGCGCCGATGCGCGCGAGCGGGCGATCGCGATGTTCGGCAAGCTGCGCGTCTGGGACACCGAGCAGAACAACGGCGTGCTGATCTACCTGCTGCTGGCCGAGCACCGCATCGAGATCGTCGCGGACCGCGGCCTGACGCAGCGGGTCGAGGCCGCGACCTGGCAGCAGATGCTGGCCGACATGAGCGCCGCCTTCAAGCGCGGCGAGTTCGAGCCCGGACTGGCCGACGCGGTGGACCGCATCGGTCGGCTGCTCGGCCAGCATTTCCCGCTGGCCGCCGGCCGGGCCAACGTCAACGAGCTGCCCGACTCACCGGCCCTGCTCTAA
- a CDS encoding F0F1 ATP synthase subunit epsilon, protein MATIHVDVVSAEEQIFSGEAKFVALPGEGGELGILPQHTPLITRIKPGAVRIEKADGGEEFVFVAGGLLEVQPGTVTVLADTAIRGKDLDEAKATEAKKLAEEAMKNAKSDIDFAAAQSEFVAMAAQIAALRKFRKK, encoded by the coding sequence ATGGCAACCATTCATGTTGACGTGGTGTCCGCCGAGGAGCAGATCTTCTCCGGCGAGGCCAAGTTCGTCGCGCTGCCGGGCGAAGGCGGTGAGCTGGGCATCCTGCCCCAGCACACCCCGCTGATCACCCGCATCAAGCCCGGCGCCGTGCGCATCGAGAAGGCCGATGGCGGCGAAGAGTTCGTCTTCGTGGCCGGCGGTCTGCTGGAAGTGCAGCCGGGCACCGTCACCGTGCTGGCCGACACCGCCATCCGCGGCAAGGACCTGGACGAAGCCAAGGCGACCGAGGCCAAGAAGCTGGCCGAGGAAGCGATGAAGAACGCCAAGAGCGACATCGACTTTGCCGCCGCGCAAAGCGAGTTCGTCGCGATGGCCGCCCAGATCGCGGCGCTGCGCAAGTTCCGCAAGAAGTAA
- the atpD gene encoding F0F1 ATP synthase subunit beta, with translation MANTQQVGKIVQCIGAVVDVEFPRDQMPKVYDALKMQGSALTLEVQQQLGDGVVRTIALGSSDGLRRGTEVYNTGDTIQVPVGKATLGRIMDVLGNPIDERGDVSSSLTASIHRAAPSYDELSPSQDLLETGIKVIDLICPFAKGGKVGLFGGAGVGKTVNMMELINNIAKAHSGLSVFAGVGERTREGNDFYHEMADSGVVNLENLDQSKVAMVYGQMNEPPGNRLRVALTGLTIAESFRDEGKDVLFFVDNIYRYTLAGTEVSALLGRMPSAVGYQPTLAEEMGRLQERITSTKVGSITSIQAVYVPADDLTDPSPATTFAHLDATVVLSRDIASLGIYPAVDPLDSTSRQVDPNVVGEEHYNTTRAVQAVLQRYKELRDIIAILGMDELSPEDKLAVARARKIQRFLSQPFHVAEVFTGSPGKYVPLKETIRGFKMIVAGECDHLPEQAFYMVGTIDEAFEKAKKLQ, from the coding sequence ATGGCTAACACTCAACAAGTGGGCAAGATCGTTCAGTGCATCGGCGCCGTGGTGGACGTGGAGTTCCCGCGCGACCAGATGCCCAAGGTCTACGACGCACTGAAGATGCAGGGCTCGGCGCTGACGCTGGAAGTCCAGCAGCAGCTGGGCGACGGCGTGGTGCGTACCATTGCTCTGGGTTCGTCCGACGGCCTGCGCCGCGGCACCGAGGTCTACAACACCGGCGACACCATCCAGGTGCCGGTGGGCAAGGCCACCCTGGGTCGCATCATGGACGTGCTGGGCAACCCGATCGACGAGCGCGGCGACGTGTCGTCCTCGCTGACAGCCTCGATCCACCGCGCAGCCCCGTCCTACGACGAGCTGAGCCCCTCGCAGGATCTGCTGGAAACCGGCATCAAGGTGATCGACCTGATCTGCCCGTTCGCCAAGGGCGGCAAGGTGGGTCTGTTCGGCGGCGCCGGCGTCGGCAAGACCGTGAACATGATGGAACTCATCAACAACATCGCCAAGGCCCACAGCGGTCTGTCGGTGTTCGCTGGTGTGGGCGAGCGTACCCGCGAGGGCAACGACTTCTATCACGAGATGGCCGATTCGGGCGTCGTGAACCTGGAGAACCTGGACCAGTCCAAGGTCGCCATGGTCTATGGCCAGATGAACGAGCCGCCGGGCAACCGTCTGCGCGTGGCCCTGACCGGCCTGACCATCGCCGAGTCCTTCCGCGACGAAGGCAAGGACGTGCTGTTCTTCGTGGACAACATCTACCGCTACACCCTGGCCGGTACCGAAGTGTCCGCGCTGCTGGGCCGCATGCCTTCCGCCGTGGGCTACCAGCCGACGCTGGCCGAGGAAATGGGCCGTCTGCAAGAGCGGATCACGTCGACCAAGGTCGGCTCGATCACCTCGATCCAGGCCGTCTACGTCCCTGCGGATGACTTGACCGACCCGTCGCCCGCGACGACCTTCGCCCACCTGGACGCCACCGTCGTGCTGTCGCGTGACATCGCCTCGCTGGGCATCTACCCCGCCGTCGATCCGCTGGACTCGACCTCGCGCCAGGTGGACCCGAACGTGGTCGGCGAAGAGCACTACAACACGACCCGCGCCGTGCAGGCCGTGCTGCAGCGCTACAAGGAACTGCGCGACATCATCGCGATCCTGGGCATGGACGAGCTGTCGCCGGAAGACAAGCTGGCCGTGGCCCGCGCTCGCAAGATCCAGCGTTTCCTGTCGCAGCCCTTCCACGTGGCCGAAGTCTTCACCGGTTCGCCCGGTAAGTACGTGCCCCTGAAGGAGACCATCCGCGGCTTCAAGATGATCGTGGCCGGCGAGTGCGACCACCTGCCGGAGCAGGCCTTCTACATGGTCGGCACCATCGACGAGGCGTTTGAGAAGGCGAAGAAGCTGCAGTAA